In the genome of Populus trichocarpa isolate Nisqually-1 chromosome 10, P.trichocarpa_v4.1, whole genome shotgun sequence, the window ACAAGGTGGATCATGAATACGATTACTTGTTCAAGATTGTGTTGATTGGAGATTCAGGTGTTGGAAAATCAAACATTCTTTCCAGATTTACGCGCAATGAATTTTGCCTGGATTCCAAGTCTACTATTGGTGTTGAATTTGCAACAAGGACTCTCCAGGTTTGTatttatgtttccttttttttttcgtggttAAGTATTGTGTTTCCATTCCATCAATCCCATCTTGTGATGAGATCTCtaggttttcttttaatttatttgcattttgtttatttttatttttcattttcacttgTTATAAAACGAGTTTTGATTTTGGAGCTATGCTATCAATGCCATCATCACGTGTTAGTCCCTTCTCGgtcaaatattttatgtttgtggATTGTGTTTGTAGTTCAAGTGAATCCCACATGATCCTTGCTCATATACTCCACTTACATATCAGAGGAATGCACTCAACTCCAAGAGCATCGAATAATATTGATGCCTCCATACAAAGGGATAAAAAAGCAAATTCCTAATCACCCCCAACCCCAATACTTTTCTGGCATGAGCCCTGGCGTTACAAATGGAAACTTGCAGGTTTTCAGAGTTTTGTTAGCAATTTTTTATCAGATTgtgaaataattttaacaatcaAGTAGAGTATTAAAACAAAGAGCAATTGCGGTTATTAACCAGGAGAACATTTTGGTTAGGGAACATGAGTAAGTAGCCCGCCACTTCCCCTGCAAGGAGAGTCCCGCATAGGAAACACTATAGAGAACAGGTTACCTGATTGCGAAGTTTGAAGTTGTCATCTCCACCCCAGTTGTTTGTTGAATCAACTCCATGATTATTCTTTTCTGGTTCTCTTTGATCGggtaatgtttatttttaatgatgccaaaattaattattgtgcAGGTGGAAGGGAAGACAGTTAAGGCACAAATATGGGACACAGCTGGCCAAGAAAGGTACAGGGCCATCACCAGTGCATACTACAGAGGAGCAGTTGGTGCACTTTTGGTTTATGATATAACCAAGAGGCAAACATTTGATAATGTCCGGAGGTGGCTCCGTGAACTAAGGGACCATGCAGACTCTAACATTGTCATCATGTTAGCTGGAAA includes:
- the LOC7490362 gene encoding ras-related protein Rab2BV, with translation MAYKVDHEYDYLFKIVLIGDSGVGKSNILSRFTRNEFCLDSKSTIGVEFATRTLQVEGKTVKAQIWDTAGQERYRAITSAYYRGAVGALLVYDITKRQTFDNVRRWLRELRDHADSNIVIMLAGNKSDLNHLRSVSAEDAQTLAEKEGLSFLETSALEASNVEKAFQTILLDIYQIISKKALTAQEAANSTGLPQGTTITIANLSSNINKRACCSN